The following are from one region of the Petrotoga mobilis SJ95 genome:
- the radA gene encoding DNA repair protein RadA, protein MRKSEKHYVCSNCGYESDKWFAKCPMCNELESAVEYNTADVTIDTGNIKVPDIVFLDQELPPAKKIPTNFQEIDNVLNGGLVEGAVYLLSGDPGIGKSTLLAQIAKSIQTAEGYIFYVSGEESTEQVVQRFNRLEIKNKNIGLIFENNVDVILNALEKSNMKSSVIFIDSVQTLKIDSIDSSPGSILQVRESTRKMVEYAKKKNIPVVLVGHVNKEGAIAGPKVLEHMVDCVLQMELEGGSGLRLLKVTKNRYGPTDEVVLFEITQKGLKPIDNINSFFLSDYSNESGNTLTIVKVGQKLLPIEIQALVSNPVYGSPRRVTSGIPLDRLLMIIAVLSKKLKLPLESKDIFVSSAGGLRINDSSMDVAIALSLISSIFDTPLSSSTIAFGEIGLDGRIRGIPLLEKRLELSQKIGFNNIVIPKNLSPRKNSIIVAESVKDLIKLFKKGG, encoded by the coding sequence TTGAGAAAATCTGAGAAACACTATGTCTGCAGTAATTGTGGCTATGAATCCGATAAATGGTTCGCAAAATGTCCTATGTGTAATGAATTAGAATCCGCGGTAGAATATAATACCGCGGATGTTACTATTGATACTGGAAATATTAAAGTTCCAGACATAGTCTTTCTTGATCAAGAACTTCCTCCGGCGAAAAAAATACCTACTAATTTTCAAGAAATTGATAATGTGTTAAACGGTGGGTTAGTGGAGGGTGCGGTCTATTTGTTGAGTGGCGATCCTGGTATTGGAAAAAGCACATTATTGGCTCAAATCGCAAAGTCTATTCAGACAGCTGAAGGATACATATTCTATGTTTCTGGTGAAGAATCTACAGAACAAGTAGTTCAAAGATTCAATCGACTAGAAATAAAAAATAAAAATATAGGATTGATATTTGAAAACAATGTGGATGTTATACTTAATGCTTTAGAAAAGTCTAATATGAAATCTTCTGTTATTTTCATAGATTCTGTTCAAACCTTAAAGATAGACAGTATTGATTCCTCACCTGGTAGTATTCTACAAGTAAGGGAAAGTACTAGAAAGATGGTAGAATACGCTAAAAAAAAGAATATCCCTGTAGTACTGGTAGGTCATGTAAACAAAGAAGGAGCTATTGCCGGTCCAAAAGTGTTGGAACACATGGTAGATTGTGTTCTTCAAATGGAATTGGAAGGTGGATCTGGACTAAGGCTTTTAAAAGTAACCAAAAACCGATACGGTCCTACAGATGAAGTTGTTTTATTTGAAATAACCCAAAAAGGCTTAAAACCAATAGATAATATAAATTCTTTTTTCTTATCTGATTATTCAAATGAATCGGGTAACACTTTAACTATAGTAAAAGTTGGTCAAAAATTGCTTCCAATAGAGATACAAGCTTTAGTCAGTAACCCGGTATACGGGTCCCCTAGAAGGGTTACTTCTGGTATACCGTTAGATAGACTTTTAATGATAATTGCAGTACTTTCCAAGAAGTTGAAGCTCCCATTGGAAAGTAAAGATATATTTGTCAGCAGTGCAGGAGGTCTAAGGATCAATGACAGTTCTATGGATGTTGCTATCGCTTTATCTTTAATCTCCTCTATATTCGATACCCCACTTTCTTCTTCAACGATAGCCTTTGGAGAAATAGGTTTAGATGGGAGAATAAGAGGTATTCCTCTTTTAGAAAAAAGATTGGAGCTTTCACAGAAAATTGGTTTTAATAATATAGTTATTCCAAAAAATCTTTCCCCTAGAAAAAACTCTATTATAGTTGCAGAAAGTGTAAAAGATTTGATAAAATTATTCAAAAAAGGGGGATAA
- the rpmG gene encoding 50S ribosomal protein L33: MITVAAKSQIIEFSLKCTECNNRNYYKKKNRNYKEKIELKKYCPHCRKHTLHVESKI, from the coding sequence GTGATAACAGTGGCGGCTAAATCCCAAATTATAGAATTTTCTTTGAAATGTACAGAGTGTAATAATAGAAACTATTATAAAAAGAAAAATAGAAATTACAAAGAAAAAATCGAATTAAAAAAGTACTGTCCTCATTGTAGAAAACATACTCTTCATGTGGAATCGAAAATTTAG
- a CDS encoding ABC transporter ATP-binding protein yields MKGELENNKNMKISEKISPAISIKGLTKRFGKTVAVDNVDLEINEGEIFGLIGPNGAGKSTIMKTISTLLNPSQGKVEILGKDLSKNKPSLRKVISLVSDYSVLENDLTPYENLKLFSLASNIEDSDKKINEFFHSFGLEKYKNKLTKNLSSGNKQKLNIARALLKSPKILLLDEPTNAIDVESSRFIRRYILNENIKNGTTIVITSHYLWEVEQLATSVGIIIDGKIVIKDNIENIYKRFDSIINIYELTFEEKDHEKILTYLKDLSDVLAIKPVSKEKLIIDSKDSTFTMNNFKVSIRKLRPTLEDIYSYIISTPNQ; encoded by the coding sequence ATGAAAGGAGAATTAGAAAACAACAAAAATATGAAAATATCTGAAAAAATCTCACCAGCAATATCAATTAAGGGATTAACAAAAAGATTCGGGAAAACGGTTGCGGTTGATAACGTTGATCTAGAAATTAACGAAGGAGAGATTTTTGGACTTATAGGTCCCAATGGTGCAGGCAAATCCACCATTATGAAGACTATTTCCACGCTTTTAAACCCTTCACAAGGAAAAGTGGAAATACTCGGAAAAGATCTTTCGAAAAACAAACCAAGCCTTAGAAAAGTGATCTCTTTAGTCTCTGATTACTCTGTATTGGAAAATGATTTAACCCCCTATGAAAATTTAAAATTGTTTTCTTTAGCCTCAAATATCGAAGATAGTGATAAAAAAATTAACGAATTTTTTCATAGTTTTGGATTGGAAAAATATAAAAACAAATTAACTAAAAACCTTTCTTCTGGCAACAAGCAGAAGCTGAATATAGCTAGGGCATTATTAAAATCTCCAAAAATACTTTTGTTGGATGAACCAACAAATGCCATAGATGTAGAATCCTCAAGATTTATAAGACGTTATATACTGAACGAAAACATCAAAAATGGAACCACAATAGTGATAACCTCCCATTATTTATGGGAAGTTGAACAATTAGCTACAAGTGTGGGGATAATCATAGATGGAAAAATTGTTATCAAAGACAATATAGAAAATATTTATAAAAGGTTCGATTCTATAATTAATATTTATGAACTCACTTTTGAAGAAAAAGACCATGAAAAAATATTAACCTATTTAAAAGATCTCTCTGATGTTTTGGCAATAAAACCCGTATCCAAAGAAAAATTAATAATCGATTCAAAAGATAGTACCTTTACAATGAATAATTTCAAAGTGTCGATAAGAAAATTACGTCCAACTTTGGAAGACATATATTCTTATATAATATCCACCCCAAATCAATGA
- a CDS encoding transcription termination/antitermination NusG family protein: MRKEWYVLQVYSGMENKVKETLEERIKNLGYEKYFGKIIIPEVDELNYSNKRVQKIYIEKEAQIFVKKGKDVKKGDILAREPEIYAKTSGKIVDIKNFRKILVETEGKKYSKTFLIPESAGLLAGLKAGKKVRSETPFSKNLEYKSDVDGEIVAVEKVKRVVVENESKENSIYLLPRETFIHEKFKIGSKVQIGDKLCEPKEYKAKFSGSIDIRETPFHKEIKIIKTKKKNLFPGYVFVEMMYIKETEELVSNLPYVSTILNIGGKPVKLNKNEVRFVLRVMGEEAYQKRQVKEVRTDFELGEHVKIINGPFEYFTGKIKDFDLEKQEVQVVVTMFGRETTVTLSLGEIEKIID, translated from the coding sequence ATGCGAAAAGAATGGTATGTACTACAAGTTTATTCAGGAATGGAAAATAAAGTTAAAGAAACTCTCGAAGAGAGAATAAAGAATTTAGGGTATGAAAAGTATTTTGGAAAAATAATAATACCCGAAGTTGATGAATTGAATTATAGTAATAAAAGAGTGCAAAAAATCTACATTGAAAAAGAAGCTCAGATCTTTGTTAAAAAGGGTAAGGATGTAAAAAAAGGAGATATTTTAGCAAGAGAGCCAGAAATATACGCAAAAACTTCAGGAAAGATAGTAGACATAAAAAATTTCCGTAAGATTTTAGTTGAGACAGAAGGGAAAAAGTATTCAAAGACTTTTCTGATACCTGAGAGTGCAGGTTTATTAGCGGGATTAAAAGCTGGGAAAAAAGTTCGTTCGGAGACTCCGTTCAGTAAAAATCTCGAATATAAGAGTGATGTGGACGGAGAAATTGTAGCCGTTGAAAAAGTTAAAAGAGTAGTCGTTGAAAACGAGTCGAAAGAAAATAGTATCTACTTATTGCCCAGAGAAACCTTTATCCATGAGAAATTTAAAATTGGAAGTAAGGTTCAAATAGGCGATAAATTGTGTGAGCCTAAAGAGTATAAGGCAAAGTTTTCAGGAAGCATTGATATCAGAGAGACCCCTTTTCACAAAGAGATAAAGATTATAAAAACAAAAAAGAAAAATTTATTTCCCGGTTATGTTTTTGTCGAAATGATGTACATTAAAGAAACTGAGGAATTAGTTAGCAATTTGCCTTATGTATCTACTATCTTAAATATAGGCGGAAAACCTGTAAAATTGAATAAAAACGAGGTAAGATTTGTTCTTAGAGTGATGGGTGAAGAAGCTTATCAAAAAAGGCAAGTCAAAGAAGTTAGAACCGATTTCGAATTGGGAGAACATGTCAAGATTATAAATGGTCCTTTTGAATATTTTACAGGTAAAATTAAAGATTTCGATTTGGAGAAACAAGAAGTACAAGTTGTAGTCACTATGTTTGGACGTGAAACTACAGTAACGTTATCTTTAGGAGAAATTGAAAAGATCATCGATTAA
- the rplJ gene encoding 50S ribosomal protein L10 translates to MLTKERKKSLIDSFIYALESSPVILFVDFSGMSVLESNDFRLELYKNFGKDVVFTVYRTSLLKTAVKLANKELEDFEKFFEGSTGVIYAEESDPVDVLKAVKKFSESHNNKPFIKGGVLEGKIFDAAKAEEYAKLPSKQELYATVVRSLNSPISGLVNALSGNLRKVVYVINAIKEKK, encoded by the coding sequence TTGTTAACTAAAGAACGCAAAAAGTCTTTAATAGACAGTTTTATTTATGCTTTGGAGTCTTCGCCTGTTATTTTGTTCGTTGATTTTTCTGGAATGTCTGTATTAGAGTCTAACGACTTCAGGTTAGAACTATATAAGAATTTTGGAAAGGATGTTGTTTTCACTGTCTATCGTACTTCTTTGTTAAAAACAGCTGTTAAATTAGCTAATAAAGAGTTGGAAGACTTTGAAAAATTTTTTGAAGGTAGTACTGGAGTTATATATGCTGAGGAGTCAGATCCAGTTGATGTTTTAAAAGCTGTAAAAAAATTTTCTGAATCTCATAATAACAAACCTTTTATAAAAGGTGGGGTTTTAGAAGGAAAGATTTTTGATGCAGCCAAAGCAGAAGAGTATGCTAAACTGCCTTCAAAACAAGAACTTTACGCTACTGTTGTAAGGTCTCTTAATAGTCCTATTTCAGGATTGGTAAATGCTTTATCAGGTAATTTAAGAAAAGTGGTGTACGTAATAAATGCAATTAAAGAAAAAAAATAA
- the rplK gene encoding 50S ribosomal protein L11 has protein sequence MAKKLLRVVKLQLEAGKATPAPPVGPALGQYGVNLMEFCKKFNAATADQAGTLLPVEISVFEDRSFTFIVKTPPASFLVKKAAGLKSGAKEPSKEVVGKIKRKQLREIAETKMQDLNAKDLDAAMKIIAGTARSMGIEIED, from the coding sequence ATGGCAAAAAAGCTTTTGAGGGTTGTAAAATTGCAATTGGAAGCCGGAAAAGCTACACCAGCTCCACCTGTAGGACCAGCACTGGGGCAATATGGTGTAAATTTGATGGAATTTTGTAAGAAGTTCAACGCTGCTACTGCAGATCAAGCAGGTACATTGTTACCAGTAGAAATATCTGTTTTTGAAGACCGATCTTTCACGTTTATAGTAAAAACTCCTCCCGCTTCTTTTTTGGTAAAAAAAGCCGCTGGTCTTAAATCTGGTGCTAAGGAGCCAAGCAAGGAGGTTGTCGGCAAGATTAAAAGGAAGCAGCTCCGAGAGATTGCTGAAACGAAGATGCAAGATCTTAACGCTAAGGATTTGGATGCTGCAATGAAGATTATTGCCGGCACCGCAAGAAGTATGGGTATAGAAATTGAAGACTAA
- the rplL gene encoding 50S ribosomal protein L7/L12: protein MTKEELINEIKNMTVGELAELVKALEDEFGVSAAAPVMAAVPGVAGVSPAQQEEEKTDFKVVLKGFGDKKIGVIKVVREITNLGLKEAKDLVEKAGTPDAVIKEGVPKEEAEEIKKKLEEAGAEVELK from the coding sequence ATGACAAAAGAGGAACTTATCAACGAAATTAAAAATATGACCGTAGGAGAATTGGCTGAACTAGTGAAAGCGCTCGAGGATGAATTTGGAGTTTCTGCAGCAGCTCCCGTAATGGCAGCTGTACCAGGTGTAGCAGGTGTTTCTCCGGCACAACAAGAAGAAGAAAAAACAGATTTTAAAGTGGTTTTGAAAGGTTTTGGAGACAAAAAAATCGGTGTAATAAAGGTTGTAAGAGAAATTACAAATTTAGGTTTAAAAGAAGCTAAAGATCTCGTTGAAAAAGCTGGAACCCCAGACGCAGTTATAAAAGAAGGTGTTCCAAAGGAAGAAGCCGAAGAAATTAAGAAAAAACTTGAAGAAGCGGGAGCCGAAGTAGAATTAAAATAA
- the rplA gene encoding 50S ribosomal protein L1 yields MPKHGKKYKEVLKLVDKQKNYDIDEALDLVKKTSYTKFDGTVELHVLLGIDPKKGDQNVRGTVSLPKGTGKNVRVLVFAEGEKAAQAKQAGADFVGSDDLIEKINNEGWTDFDVAIATPDIMRKIGRLGKVLGPRGLMPSPKAGTVTDDVAQAVKEFKAGKVEVRNDRTGNIHIPIGKVSFDKDDLKENLISAFDQLTKMKPENSKGKFIRKAVIASTMGPGINIDLSSLSLSSVA; encoded by the coding sequence ATGCCAAAACATGGAAAAAAGTATAAAGAAGTTTTAAAACTTGTAGATAAACAAAAAAATTATGATATCGATGAAGCGTTAGATTTAGTAAAAAAGACTTCTTACACAAAATTTGATGGTACTGTGGAACTCCATGTGCTTTTAGGAATAGATCCAAAAAAAGGAGATCAAAACGTTAGAGGTACGGTTTCTCTGCCTAAAGGAACAGGTAAAAATGTGAGAGTTTTAGTTTTTGCAGAGGGAGAAAAAGCTGCTCAGGCTAAGCAAGCAGGCGCTGATTTTGTTGGCTCCGATGATTTAATTGAAAAAATAAACAACGAAGGCTGGACCGATTTTGATGTGGCAATTGCTACTCCCGATATCATGAGGAAAATAGGAAGACTTGGAAAAGTGCTAGGTCCACGAGGTCTTATGCCATCTCCAAAAGCAGGAACGGTAACCGACGACGTAGCGCAAGCGGTTAAAGAATTTAAAGCCGGTAAGGTTGAAGTTAGAAATGACAGAACAGGAAACATACACATTCCTATAGGTAAGGTTTCTTTCGATAAAGATGATTTAAAAGAAAACTTAATTTCCGCTTTTGACCAGTTAACGAAGATGAAGCCAGAAAATTCAAAGGGAAAATTTATTAGAAAAGCTGTTATAGCTTCTACAATGGGACCCGGTATTAATATCGATTTAAGCTCCTTATCTTTATCATCAGTTGCTTAA
- the smpB gene encoding SsrA-binding protein SmpB produces MTTLARNKKATHDYEIIETFEAGISLLGTEVKSSKAGKINFKDSFCKIEKGELILYNVHISPYSGASIFNHDPERPRKLLLHKKEIRRLQSKVQQEGLTMIPLEIYTNNKGLIKVKIALAKGLKKYDKREKIAEKEYERRIRKQQKYENI; encoded by the coding sequence ATAACAACTTTAGCAAGAAACAAAAAAGCTACTCACGATTATGAAATAATAGAAACCTTTGAAGCAGGGATTTCTTTATTGGGCACAGAAGTAAAATCCAGCAAAGCTGGAAAAATCAATTTCAAGGATAGTTTCTGTAAAATAGAAAAAGGCGAATTGATTTTATATAATGTTCACATCAGCCCTTATTCAGGGGCATCTATATTTAATCACGATCCAGAAAGACCTAGAAAACTTTTACTTCATAAAAAAGAAATAAGGCGTTTGCAATCTAAAGTTCAACAGGAAGGCTTGACGATGATTCCGCTCGAAATCTATACTAACAATAAAGGGCTGATAAAAGTTAAAATCGCTTTGGCTAAAGGATTGAAAAAATACGATAAGCGTGAAAAGATTGCAGAAAAAGAGTATGAAAGGAGAATTAGAAAACAACAAAAATATGAAAATATCTGA
- the secE gene encoding preprotein translocase subunit SecE, with protein MSKFWIFLTSVWQEAKKINWPTRKELLNSTLVVLIVIAIFAVYLFAVDFGLLQLFSWLVYPVFLRGSGVPTQ; from the coding sequence ATGTCTAAATTTTGGATTTTTTTAACTTCCGTTTGGCAAGAGGCAAAGAAAATTAATTGGCCCACCAGAAAAGAGTTGTTAAATTCTACTTTGGTTGTGTTGATTGTTATAGCAATCTTTGCAGTTTATCTTTTTGCTGTTGATTTTGGACTTTTACAACTGTTTTCATGGTTAGTTTATCCGGTTTTCTTAAGAGGAAGCGGAGTACCTACTCAATAA
- the disA gene encoding DNA integrity scanning diadenylate cyclase DisA has product MNEKLERIFELLAPGKPIRKGIDRIMEANLGALLFFCSQPEKHLKEGLIQLGFRVDSDFLPEKIYELSKMDGAIVLNSDGTQILAANAQLNPDKSIPSSETGMRHKTAEKVSIQTGDLTVAVSKRRNIVSVYYNKMKYELLPENVLFARLNQEITIAQRYRQSFMNLLDYLNIEETRGNVSLSDVVEILSKGLLTIKIVQRAEKYLLELGEIAGSAKLEYEEILRTVPKYVGAVIMDYSSENLKYQRPEDATSIFKELDFNDLVDPFKIAKTLGYIDVSSEDDLEETALTSRGYRILYSTKLPTSAVKKVVESFKNLQELMNATFEELTDISGIGKRRAEIILGTLNKKKREKEEIEEETAQIISKEKK; this is encoded by the coding sequence TTGAATGAGAAATTAGAAAGAATTTTTGAATTGTTGGCTCCGGGAAAGCCTATTAGAAAAGGTATAGACAGGATAATGGAAGCAAATTTGGGGGCTTTGTTGTTTTTTTGCTCACAACCTGAAAAGCACCTTAAAGAAGGTCTAATACAGTTAGGCTTTAGAGTTGATTCGGATTTTTTACCTGAAAAAATTTATGAACTTTCAAAAATGGATGGGGCTATTGTTTTAAACAGTGATGGAACTCAAATTCTTGCAGCGAATGCACAACTTAATCCCGATAAGAGCATACCTAGTTCAGAAACCGGAATGAGACACAAAACTGCAGAAAAAGTGTCTATTCAAACGGGAGATTTAACAGTCGCAGTTTCTAAAAGAAGAAATATTGTTTCAGTGTATTATAATAAAATGAAATACGAACTTCTACCTGAAAATGTTTTATTTGCTAGATTAAATCAAGAAATTACCATTGCACAAAGATATAGACAAAGCTTTATGAACCTTTTAGACTATCTGAACATCGAAGAGACAAGGGGAAATGTAAGTCTCTCTGACGTTGTTGAGATACTTTCCAAAGGTTTGCTAACGATAAAAATTGTACAAAGAGCTGAAAAATATTTATTAGAATTAGGAGAAATCGCTGGAAGTGCAAAATTAGAATACGAAGAAATCTTAAGGACAGTCCCTAAGTATGTGGGTGCTGTTATAATGGATTACAGCTCAGAAAACTTAAAGTATCAAAGACCCGAAGATGCGACAAGCATATTCAAAGAATTAGACTTTAACGATTTGGTCGATCCCTTCAAAATAGCAAAAACTTTAGGTTATATTGATGTTTCATCTGAAGACGATCTGGAAGAAACAGCTTTAACATCAAGAGGCTACAGAATCCTTTATTCTACTAAGTTACCAACTTCTGCGGTAAAAAAAGTTGTGGAAAGTTTTAAAAACCTTCAAGAATTAATGAACGCCACTTTTGAAGAATTAACAGATATAAGCGGAATCGGCAAAAGAAGGGCGGAAATAATCTTGGGAACATTGAATAAAAAGAAAAGAGAAAAAGAGGAAATAGAAGAGGAAACTGCACAAATAATAAGCAAAGAAAAGAAGTAA
- a CDS encoding ATP-dependent Clp protease ATP-binding subunit, which produces MFDNFTERAAKVFIEAQNEAKQMGHPYVGTEHILLGLLKVGGGHLDTVFEEFNLYYNSIKMEITNVVGTNSTQGIIGSPQPTPRAKRILELAYDESELMGFNKIDAEHLLLGICREAEGIASHILKRSGINLTLMRKELTDMMIKGRSTGRMEIAKTEELEERKRQKQNALKQLEEYGTDLTAQAENRKLDPIIGREIEINRIMEILARRKKNNPVLIGEAGVGKSAVVEGLAQRIVEGRVPEILKNKTIFSLDITSIVAGTKYRGEFEKRMKKLMQILQKTEDIILFIDELHMIVEAGAAEGSSMDAANVLKPALANGEITVIGSTTANEYRKFIEKDPALERRFQKIYVTEPTIEETINILSGIKFKYEEHHKVKYNHGAIQSAVQLSVRYITDRHLPDKAIDVIDEAGAKARLSALTLPDKLKIQYEKIADIESKRNDPNSKENVEEKLKKMKEKYEEEYSKWRSEAENKIIQITEEDIAEIISNWTGVPLRQLRAEEMEKLLNLEAVLHERVVGQDEAIKSVAKAIRRARSGLKDPRRPTGVFMFLGPTGVGKTELAKTLATYLFGNETHLVRIDMSEYMEKFSVSRLVGAPPGYVGYDEGGQLTEIVRRRPYSVILLDEIEKAHTDVYNILLQIMDEGRLTDSQGRTVDFRNTIIIMTSNLGSEQISKTKRSLGFVEEGTIESEYKDIKEQVMSAVKAAFKPEFINRLDDVIVFHPLTKNQLKNIISIQLSDLKSRLEERNLTLSVKESAIDFLLEKGYDSVFGARPLKRAIQRYIEDPLSEELLKGKYEEGDKILVTHQKSKESLSFRRVPKDKKQMEKKVVNS; this is translated from the coding sequence ATGTTTGATAATTTTACTGAAAGAGCTGCGAAAGTTTTTATTGAGGCTCAAAATGAAGCAAAACAGATGGGACATCCCTATGTGGGGACAGAACACATTTTATTAGGATTGTTGAAAGTTGGAGGAGGCCATTTAGATACCGTATTTGAAGAATTTAATTTGTACTATAATTCTATAAAGATGGAAATAACAAATGTTGTTGGTACGAATTCAACACAGGGAATAATAGGTTCTCCACAACCAACTCCTAGAGCAAAAAGAATATTAGAGTTGGCATATGATGAATCTGAGCTTATGGGTTTCAATAAGATAGATGCGGAACATCTTCTTTTAGGCATTTGTAGGGAAGCCGAAGGGATAGCCTCTCATATATTGAAACGTTCAGGAATAAATCTAACTTTGATGAGAAAAGAATTAACGGATATGATGATTAAGGGTAGATCAACCGGGAGGATGGAGATTGCTAAAACTGAAGAGTTAGAAGAAAGAAAGCGTCAAAAACAGAATGCGCTAAAACAGCTCGAAGAATACGGAACTGATTTAACTGCTCAAGCTGAGAACCGCAAACTGGATCCTATAATTGGAAGAGAAATAGAAATTAATCGCATAATGGAAATATTGGCGAGACGAAAAAAGAACAATCCTGTTTTGATTGGTGAGGCAGGTGTAGGTAAAAGTGCAGTGGTCGAGGGTCTGGCACAAAGAATTGTTGAAGGCCGAGTACCTGAAATATTAAAAAATAAAACTATTTTTTCCTTAGATATTACCTCAATAGTAGCGGGAACAAAATATCGTGGAGAATTTGAGAAACGAATGAAAAAATTGATGCAGATATTACAAAAGACTGAAGATATTATTCTTTTTATCGACGAATTGCATATGATTGTAGAGGCTGGTGCGGCTGAAGGTTCTTCCATGGACGCAGCAAATGTTTTAAAACCGGCTTTAGCAAACGGAGAAATAACCGTAATAGGGTCCACCACAGCGAATGAGTACAGGAAATTCATCGAAAAAGATCCAGCCCTCGAAAGACGTTTCCAAAAGATATATGTAACTGAACCAACTATCGAAGAAACTATAAATATATTATCTGGAATCAAATTCAAATACGAGGAACATCACAAAGTCAAATATAACCATGGTGCAATTCAATCAGCTGTTCAACTCTCGGTAAGGTATATTACAGATAGACACCTACCAGATAAAGCGATAGATGTTATCGATGAAGCTGGAGCTAAAGCCCGTTTAAGTGCTCTAACGCTCCCTGATAAATTAAAAATTCAATATGAAAAGATTGCAGATATCGAAAGTAAAAGAAACGATCCCAATTCTAAAGAAAACGTTGAAGAAAAACTAAAAAAGATGAAAGAAAAGTATGAAGAAGAATATTCAAAATGGAGATCTGAAGCAGAAAATAAAATAATTCAAATAACCGAAGAGGATATAGCTGAAATAATATCTAATTGGACTGGTGTTCCGCTCAGACAGTTGCGTGCAGAAGAGATGGAAAAATTATTGAATTTAGAGGCTGTCTTACACGAACGAGTGGTAGGGCAGGATGAAGCAATAAAATCAGTTGCAAAAGCTATAAGAAGAGCGCGAAGTGGATTAAAAGACCCTAGAAGACCAACAGGTGTATTTATGTTTTTAGGCCCGACCGGTGTTGGGAAAACTGAACTAGCTAAGACTCTAGCAACTTATCTTTTTGGAAACGAAACGCATTTAGTAAGAATAGATATGAGTGAATACATGGAAAAATTCAGTGTCTCCAGACTTGTGGGTGCTCCCCCGGGGTATGTCGGCTACGATGAAGGTGGGCAATTAACAGAAATAGTAAGAAGAAGACCTTATTCCGTAATTTTGCTGGACGAAATAGAAAAAGCTCATACAGACGTATACAATATTTTGTTGCAAATAATGGATGAAGGAAGATTGACTGATTCTCAAGGGAGAACGGTTGACTTTAGAAACACAATAATTATTATGACCTCTAACCTCGGTTCTGAACAGATTAGCAAAACTAAAAGAAGCTTAGGTTTTGTAGAAGAAGGTACAATAGAAAGCGAATACAAAGATATCAAAGAACAGGTGATGTCTGCGGTAAAGGCGGCATTCAAACCTGAATTCATAAACAGATTAGATGATGTCATTGTATTTCACCCGCTCACTAAAAATCAACTTAAAAATATTATATCTATTCAACTTAGCGACCTAAAAAGCCGATTGGAAGAAAGGAATCTTACATTATCCGTGAAAGAAAGTGCCATTGATTTCTTACTGGAAAAGGGTTATGATTCTGTCTTTGGAGCTAGGCCATTGAAAAGAGCTATACAAAGATATATTGAAGATCCTTTGTCCGAAGAATTATTAAAAGGAAAATACGAAGAAGGAGATAAGATATTAGTTACTCACCAAAAATCTAAAGAAAGTCTTTCTTTTAGAAGAGTTCCTAAGGATAAGAAGCAAATGGAAAAGAAAGTGGTCAATAGTTGA